A window of the Vespa crabro chromosome 8, iyVesCrab1.2, whole genome shotgun sequence genome harbors these coding sequences:
- the LOC124426167 gene encoding thioredoxin, mitochondrial, with protein MIRSINKSFPMWVRRISLSHQKKKVYEINSNIEFNNKVMNGKRTVVVNFHADWCDPCTVLTPKLIELIEPIETLDLAIINLESNPDLADIFSVKAVPAVFAMSNGLVLEKFIGLQDIGMVEKFVEKLTIQDATNSNIESNSVNLKVDNSVNPKDNNVKS; from the coding sequence atgatacgAAGTATTAACAAATCATTTCCAATGTGGGTACGTCGTATCTCACTAtctcatcaaaaaaaaaaagtttatgaGATAAACAGTAACatcgaatttaataataaggtAATGAATGGTAAAAGAACAGTTGTTGTCAATTTTCATGCAGATTGGTGTGATCCATGTACAGTATTAACACCTAAATTAATAGAACTTATTGAACCTATAGAGACATTAGATCTTGCTATTATCAATTTAGAATCCAATCCAGATTTAGCTGATATATTTAGTGTAAAAGCGGTACCTGCTGTATTTGCAATGTCAAATGGATtagttttagaaaaatttattggtTTACAAGATATTGGAATGGTAGAAAAGTTTGTAGAAAAATTAACTATTCAAGATGCAACAAATTCGAATATTGAAAGTAATTCAGTAAATTTGAAAGTAGACAATTCTGTAAAtcctaaagataataatgtaaaatcataa
- the LOC124426165 gene encoding lysophospholipase-like protein 1 isoform X1, with product MAKIMKISKFNIVPATKKHTATLFFFHGSGDSGNNLKNSIDMLNREELKFPHIKIVYPTAPAQPYTPNNEMISNVWFNRKNISNNVSEEEHSINSICQILVQLIDAEKSNGVPCNRIIVAGFSMGGALSLYLAYRFKLSLAGCVAMSSFLNKNSFVYQYLENNKMEKTPPLLQFHGDLDKIVPIEWGKETYNNLKKLGVNATFVPLKNIDHELIVTEIQHFKQWVNNILPEQ from the exons ATGGCCAAAATCATGAAgatatcaaaatttaatattgtacCAGCTACAAAAAAACATACTGccactttatttttcttccatgGTTctg gAGATTCTGGAAACAATTTAAAGAACTCAATTGATATGCTTAACAGAGAAGAATTAAAGTTCCCtcatataaaaattgtctATCCTACTGCACCTGCTCAACCTTATACACCAAATAATGAAATG ataagcAATGTATGgtttaatcgtaaaaatatatcaaataatgtTTCCGAAGAAGAACATTCCATTAATTCAATATGTCAAATATTGGTGCAGTTGATAGATGCGGAAAAATCTAATGGAGTCCCATGCAATAGAATAATTGTAGCTGGTTTTTCAATGGGTGGagcattatcattatatttagcatatagatttaaattatcattagCTGGTTGTGTTGCAATGTCatcatttcttaataaaaattcatttgtataccag tatttagaaaataataaaatggaaaagacaCCACCACTTTTGCAATTTCATGGTGATTTGGATAAAATAGTTCCAATCGAATGGGGGAAAGAAACTTATAACAATCTTAAAAAGCTTGGTGTAAATGCAACATTTGTACCATTAAAGAATATAGATCATGAATTAATTGTAACAGAAATTCAACACTTTAAACAATgggttaataatattttaccagaacaataa
- the LOC124426165 gene encoding lysophospholipase-like protein 1 isoform X2, giving the protein MLNREELKFPHIKIVYPTAPAQPYTPNNEMISNVWFNRKNISNNVSEEEHSINSICQILVQLIDAEKSNGVPCNRIIVAGFSMGGALSLYLAYRFKLSLAGCVAMSSFLNKNSFVYQYLENNKMEKTPPLLQFHGDLDKIVPIEWGKETYNNLKKLGVNATFVPLKNIDHELIVTEIQHFKQWVNNILPEQ; this is encoded by the exons ATGCTTAACAGAGAAGAATTAAAGTTCCCtcatataaaaattgtctATCCTACTGCACCTGCTCAACCTTATACACCAAATAATGAAATG ataagcAATGTATGgtttaatcgtaaaaatatatcaaataatgtTTCCGAAGAAGAACATTCCATTAATTCAATATGTCAAATATTGGTGCAGTTGATAGATGCGGAAAAATCTAATGGAGTCCCATGCAATAGAATAATTGTAGCTGGTTTTTCAATGGGTGGagcattatcattatatttagcatatagatttaaattatcattagCTGGTTGTGTTGCAATGTCatcatttcttaataaaaattcatttgtataccag tatttagaaaataataaaatggaaaagacaCCACCACTTTTGCAATTTCATGGTGATTTGGATAAAATAGTTCCAATCGAATGGGGGAAAGAAACTTATAACAATCTTAAAAAGCTTGGTGTAAATGCAACATTTGTACCATTAAAGAATATAGATCATGAATTAATTGTAACAGAAATTCAACACTTTAAACAATgggttaataatattttaccagaacaataa